The Fusarium poae strain DAOMC 252244 chromosome 2, whole genome shotgun sequence nucleotide sequence TCGATCACATGTTTCCCCTTGTACAAGTTGTTTTTCGTTAACACTTGGTGATTGTTGCGCGTGCACTGTTCGAGAACTCAACAACAAACATGGTCGGGAAGCTGCAGCCGATGGCTGTTTGCTCTCTTATCACCTTGTGCAGATTACACGGCACAGTTCAGACATAAATATGCACACCCAGGTTGTTAGAAAAGGCTAGGGGAGGGTGGAAAACTCGAGAGCAGAGCTTGGGATACAAAAAGTAAACAGCCCAGAGCGGGATCAAGATGGCACGAAGTGACTGAAATGTTTTATCTCTTGAgcacctaggtaggtacctaggcatGTACGGATACCTACATCTACCTTAgcacctacctaggtatagtAGCCCGATCTTTGGtgtaggtactaacctagaggtaggtaggcaggcaGCCGAAGAGCAGTGCGCTGGGCTGCCACTTGCCGTGTATCCTGCACAGTTGCAGCACACACCCCTTTTCGTGAATCACTGCCACTGCATATGAATATTTCTCATCTACTCAACCTCAACCCTTCAACTCCTTCACTCCTAACTTCTTATTCATCTTCCGAACACACACACTCATCGAAGCTGGAAATGAATACGAAGCACCCCCCATCCGAATTCCCAAAAGGGTCGCGAGGTAATCCCAAACAAAAAAGCGACCCAACGAACGGAAATAAAGAGAAGCCGAAAAATAACACAAACAATGTGATTTCCATCAAGTCAAATGAGATGGCTTCTCAGCTTCGTCCTTTGTGGCTTTCATGGCCCGAACTGACCGTTTACCTTGAGAGATTACCCTCATCAACTACGACCTCAAATCTCTGGGATTGGTTTCGTAGCCAAGGAGAAATCGTATACATGGACATCAACGACCCACCAAAGAATTCTGATTACACAAGCGGTAGAATCAGGTTCGAGCCACCTCCAAACGAAGGCTTCTGGGAAACTGCTGTTCATGTCGTTCCTCACCCTGACCCAAGACGAAAGTCGGAGCCTGTCGAGATTTATGTTCGCCTAGACAAACGCGTGCCGGAAGGCTTCACCAGGAGCCCGGTGTGTAAAGATCGCCGTCATCCCACTGTGACAACGCTGTATCCAATGGCCCTTGAGTTTGGGACCATGTTGGAAGAAAACTCGATGAAGATCTTGAAATCAATAATCGGTCCAGTCGGTGAAGGGAAATTGAAGCTTACGATTAATTTGAACCGCCGCGAAATGACGGTGTTCTTTCCCATGGAGATCGCAAACCGGGGCGGAAGAGGTGTTAGGCAGCACAAAGTTGTCATTGACTTTTCGGCCATGAAGAATATCTACCAATCGACAACAGACGGCGAAAGCTGTGCTATTATGCTTCCCCTGGAGGTACCTCCTCGATACTATTGGAGGACACCCGACATACGCTCTATTCTGTCCGATGAAGTCAAGACTTGGTACGCCGGGGACAGCTGGAATCGAGCCACGGACATCGTTGAAGGGGCTAGCCTGCCTATGCAATACCCTATCGCTTTGAACAACGACTTCGACGGTTCTAATTTTATCGACATTGGTCGCTGGACCACTCTTAGATTTGTACTTGATGGAAAAACCGAAGAAGCCAATGACCTCAACCGCCAACTAGTCAGCGTGTTGCACGATTTCAACATTACCACCATAGTTCGGAATGATTTTCAAGCCGCTCATGGAACACATGGGGAAATGTGGAAGTACTTGGATCATGATGCATCTGTCAAAGGCCATAACGCAAGCCAGGCGCTGAGCCTGTTTTACGAGGATTCGTTTGTTTACCTCCCTTTCGAAGTCCGGTATCAACTTGAAGTTTGTATCTCTCAGAGACAGCTTAACGAACACAAGATTACCAAGGAGTTTCTAGACAAGCTGGCTAGTATGCCACCACATATAGCCAAAGAGTACCTCGAGTTTGCAGCCGCGCGAGTACCGAAGGATGGCCACCCAATGACGACGGACCCTATGTCTATCTTTGATTCCCAGCGCGACAGCGGAGATAACTACAAATCAATTTCGCGAATTCCTCAATACTGTGGTCTTGTCCGGAGGGCTATAATCACCCCAACTACGATCCGGTACTCTACTCCCAATGTTGAGGTGTCGAACCGAGTTATGCGTCGATACAGAAATATCCAGGATCGTTTTCTCAGGATACAGTTCACCGAAGAGATGGAGAAAAAGGGGATCGCAGTGAACAAGGACCAAAACGACGAGATCTACAAGAAGGTTCTGCGTACCATGTATAAGGGTATTCGTATCGGCGACCGCCTGTATGAATTCCTTGCATTCGGTAATTCGCAGCTCAGAGCGAACGGTGCATACTTCTTCTGCCGTACAGAATATGTCTCTTGTGACGATATACGCCAGTGGATGGGCCAGTTCAGTCACATAAAGGTCGTGGCAAAATATGCTGCCCGACTTGGACAATGTTTTTCCACTACTCGTGATGTTCGTGGCATTTCCTCTCCAAATACTCTTCAGATACCCGACATCGACAGAAATGGCTACTGCTTCACAGACGGTGTTGGAAAGATATCTATATTCCTTGCCAAACTGGTGAGCGAAGACATGGCTTTAGACGTTTGTGCCGACCCCTCCGCCTTTCAATTTCGCATGGGGGGCTGCAAAGGTGTACTTGCTATTTGGCCCAAAGACGCCAAAGGTACGGAGGTACACATTCGCGAGTCACAGAAGAAGTTCGAGTCCAACTCTAAGGGTCTCGAGATCATCCGCTGGGCTAGGTATTCGACAGCGACATTGAATCAACAAACTATCCCGATTCTGGAATGCCTTGGCGTGCCTATTCAGTCATTTACAACTTTGCTTGATCAGCAGCTAAGGCAGTATGAATTGGCTATGAAGGACAACAACGTCGCAATTGAGATGTTGGAGAGATTTCGTGATGATCAGCAGAGTCACTCATGCCTTGCCGACCTTCTTAAGGCGGACTTCAAGACTGAAACCCTCCAAGAGCCATTTGTTGTCAATGTCGTCAACCTTTGGCGGTCATGGTCTATTAAGGCCTTGAAAGAGAAAGCCCGCATTCATATGCAGAACAGTGCCTTTGTACTCGGCTGTGTTGATGAGACAGGCACTCTCCGAGGACATTCTCTTGATACAGAGGGAtccaaagaaaaagacgtcGGCCGGCTACCGCAAATCTTCCTCCAGATCAGCGACCCAAAAAAATATAACACGACCTACATCATTCAAGGAGTATGTATCGTGGGACGCAATCCATCGCTCCATCCGGGAGACATTCGTGTTGTCGAAGCAGTAGATTGCAAAGCACTACATCACCTCAAGGATGTCGTTGTGTTCCCATCGACCGGAGATCGACCTGTGCCGAACATGCTGTCTGGTGGCGATCTTGACGGAGACGACTTTTTTGTCATATGGGAGAAAAGCTTGATACCCCGTGAGTGGAATTACCCGCCGATGAACTACTCTCCCCCCAAACCCACGGAGCTAGAACGTGATGTCAATGTCGACGATCTCAGAAACTTCTTTGTCAAATACCTAAAGAACGACAAACTCCCACTCATTGCAATATCCCATCGAGCATTTGCAGATAAACTAGGCCCAAAATCACCAGAGTGTAAGTCGTTTCAGAGACCTGCCGGAGTATTCCGCTAACATGGCAAACAGGTCTCGAGCTTGCAGAGTTACACTCCAAAGCCGTGGACTACCCTAAAACTGGTGAGCCGGCGACTTTACGACGCGATCAACAGCATCGCACATGGCCTCATTTCATGGAGAAGAACAATTCATATCGCTCCAGGAAAGCCCTCGGGGTTATTTATGACAAGGTCGTTCATAAGACAGTCGATTTCAACCCTGTCTGGGATAGCCCGTTCGACAAGCGCATCATCAAAAGGTTCGAACTTGACAACGAGACTCTCAAAGCAGCAAGGAAGATCAAGACCGAGTACGATGCAGCTGTGCGCCGAATTTTAAGCCAGAATGCTCTGAAGACTGAGTTCGAGCTCTTTACTAGCTTTCCCTTGACCAAGCCTCCGGTTGGTTCGGACTTCAAGTTTGCAGAGGATCTCAGCTGCGAGTTTCGCAGCCTTAGAGAACATTACCAAGACATGTGCATCGAGGCCGCGGGCGGAAAAGATGCCGAGAATCTTGAGCCATTTGTCGCAGCCATGTACACCATCACTGAGGAGCAAATCAAAACTGCACTATTTGAACATGACCGAGGACCAATCAACGATGCAGGAACCATTGTGCAGCCTCGGAAACTCGAGCCAAAGTCCATGCCGCTTATTAGCTTTCCCTGGATTTTCCATGGGGTGATGTGTCGCATTGCAACTGATGGCGTTGTTGATCCTAGGGCCAACTTAGGCACACACAAAGCGACTCGACAGTCTTTCACTCGCGATAACATGGCACCTAGGAACATCAGCCCAGTGGCGGGTAAAGTCCAATCAATGAATGTCGGATCGGTCTCAGAGGAGGTCGGTTCCATGGAAGGTGGAAAGGACACAGCTGATGGAGAAAAAGAACTTTCTGGAAAAGACGGCGTTCTTGAGGAGCACGTAAGTGACAGTGCCTCAGATTCGGTCGACTCGGAGAAGGATGAGAAattggaagaagacgatgccATCGATCGTTTGAACGATTTAATTGATGGGTAGGCTGATTGGAATGAAACTGGAGGCATCGTAATGAGATACTTAGTCAGGGTGTAGATTAGAGAGCCAAAAAGGCTTCTGAGGTCGCTAAGTCCAGCAGTCATATTCATCGCTTTATACAAAGATCAGTCCTGATGACCCATTTCTCGCCTGCAGTGACTTCTCGCCCTTCATGCTAAACGGTAATGCGATGGTCAGCCGATGATTAGAGTTTTGAGAGCCGTGTCCTATGTGATGGATAGAAAGCGGCAGGGGATGTATTACAAGAAGACAGTCATCGCCATGCTTGTGCAGAAGAAGCATGCCGGTGTCAAGAGGGACTGCGATCTCATCTCGTTGCGACCTGCGATCCCTTGGATAAAACACTGTCTCGCCCCCAATACACCCCTCGGCAGTAGATGTAAGGTAGAGTAAAAGGGTCCATGTGGTTTTCACTGGCATTGGGGGATCTAGCGGTAGAGTAAGGTTATTAGAGTCGTCGTCTGGCAAAAAAACAGTTGTTAGCTACTATGTTATAAGTCAATGGATTTTTTTTGGTACAACTGGGAAGATTCAAAGCTACTGGGCAACCGGAGATCTTGAGAGATTATGAACATACAATGACAGTCAAAGAATTGCCCTTTGGAATAGCGATATATACGAATGTTGGGGGATAATCCGACTGGCTCACCACCCCTACAAAGGTCATTAATAGGATGTTACTTGAAGTAGCCCAAACATAGAAGATCGATTTATTGGAATAAGAACGTACCACATTTCTTCGATATCTCCCTGTGATAAGGCCTCTTTCAATCCAGTTTGCTCCCATAATCGGGTAGCAAAGTCTTGACTATCAACCTGGAAACGATCATTAACCCTCACTGCCTCGCCCCGCTTGGGCCGACCAGGTGTTGTTTGAAGAGGCAGGGTTTTGAGGAAAGCAACGTAGTCGCGACAAAGAGATCGTGGAAAGAACGAAGGTATAAGAACCACCTTTGATGTCAAAGGATGGGGCTCAGGGGCAAGGTCGACTACAGGCAGAGGAGGCTTGAAAgctggccatgatggagGAGTCTGTGGTGGCGATGCTGAGGCTTCCACTTTACCAGGCTTGGAAGCCTTGTTTTTTGGCTTTGGCATGGTGATACGAGTATCGGATACCGTTTGTGAATATGTTTATCCAATAATCAGAAACAATTTTGTTCATAAAGCTGGGTAATCTGATGTACCAAGCAGAACATGCACAAggaggtacctacctagtggACAATGTGATGTGAGATGGTATGCGTTTATGAAAATACTATGCATTGAGCGGGGTCTGATTTGCAGAACCTACTAACCTAAGCAGATATTGTCCTTACTACCTACTCAGTATTGAAAACTGAGATCACCACTATACACAACCTGTCATTTTGATTGTTGAAGCCGGAAAaataaaaggaaaaaatAATTCCAACAGAAATGCCTATCCTCGCTTCATTAGTGAGCTCATGGCTTGGCGTACCGGCGGCTTCTGAAAACAAACCCACGCCTCAGCAGACTCAAGAAGCAACAATATTATCTCGCCAGGCCTCGCCAAAAACTGGCTCTATCACCACTGCAACATCAACTCCACAGACAACAAGAGAATCACCGTCATCAACAATATCCGCACACCAGCAGTCAACATGGGAACGCTCATTTAGACAAATGGGCTTATTACTGACTGGAGCAGGGTTTCTTGCTGCATCCGTAGCCGTGTCACGACGCTCAGTGCTACGGATGCGTAAGGACTCCTTCCCAAAATTCTACTCTTCCAACCGGAATCCTGTCAAGGTCGACATGGGGGAGCGATCTTTCCTAGCCGCCCAGGCTCTTGGACTTGCCACGCTAAATGTCATGAGCTTTGGTGTCATGCTGGTCGGGGGAATTTCATGGTCTTTTGATCTCGCGTCTGTTGCGGAACTAAGGGAGCGGACTCAGGCAGCAGTCCGCAGGCCTGGATCGGTGGATCCCGAAGATGAGAAGGCGATGGAGGAACTTATGGAGGACCTCATGGGTAAGCTCGGGATGGAGAAACCGCAGAAACCTTCAGATACCCCAGAGGAAAACGAGAAGTGAGGCTCCCATACTGTCTATTCGAAGAAGGGCGTTCGCGCTGGTACCCTGAAGCTTCAAGATGTAAGATACACTGTAACAATATTGAGAAAGAGGGAATAGCTTCGTTTGTGAAGCGAATTCTCATGTCAACTGAGTACATTCCTGCATTATGTATTTGTTCAGCGGAAGCTGCCAATAGGTCAAAAATTCGCCCTTTTTTGCGAACATGCCTTTGATAGTAAAATCTCATTATCAGCCCTACGTTAAGTGAATATGCATGCCGTAATGCGCTGGCGAAAACACCCATGATACCGTCAACCTTTATACCTGTCGTCCCTTTGCAAACCATTACTATGTCCATAACCGACAACAATGCTCCAACGCCTCATCGCCATGCACCCCATCCCGTGTATCCTAATCCTTAAAACGTCTCATACACATCGCGTTCCTTACAGAAATCCCTTTGTAAAACTAGGAACCCTGCTAAGGCTGCTCTTCCTTCCAGGAACATCGATCAGGGACGCATCGTCTCCCTCGCTGACCCGCCAGGGGCCCATGCGACCGCGGACACTACCCATAACGCTGCCGGACCCCTTATCGGCGCGGAGGTTTTTTAGGCCTACCAGTTCACGTTCCAACCGGATAgccctctccttctcctccctTAACTCACGCTCAGCGCGTCGAGCCGATAGCTGATTGTTGGATTCGGATGATTGTAGCTCCTCGATTGTCTTCAGAAGCTTTTCGACCTTGTCGCGCATCCTTGAGACATCATCGGAGAGTTGCATGttttgtttgtctttgcgATCAATTTGACCTTGCATATCCTTCACGATTCGATCCACATTCCGAACGGAACGCTGTGACTTACTACGCTCAGTCTCCTGGTCTTCGAGTTGGGATTCGAGCTGTCTAATGTTAGTCTTGATGCGTGTGATAATGGTTGCGAACTGTTGACTCACCTCTTGGATACGCTTGTGCAAGAACTTGACATCTTGGCTGGCACTTGAGTACCCCTTTGtctcaagatcaacaagctTGAGCTGGGCTTCATTAAGAACCTTCTCGAGCGATGCCTTCTGTTGCTGTAATTTAATACTGTTTTCACGCTCAACCATGACGTCCTTTTGAACCTCAGCCACAAGAGATTCTGCGCGGCGCATCTTCTCCACAGCCGCTGCCGCAATGTCTTCTTGCTGGGCGAGGTTTGATTTGAGATCTAGAATCTCCTTGTCCATGTTGGCGGCGTTGCGCAAAGATGGGCTCTCTCCCTTGACAAGTTCCTCCAGACCAGATTTGGCCTCTTCGAGGCGCGCCTCAACATTGCGCTTCTCGCGGATGAGATGGTCGCGTTCTGCGGTGATCTCATCAACTGAAGAGCGAAGACTGCGAACTTGCGACAACAGAGTCACAACCTTGCCCTGGGCTTCGTTGTGTGCGTTCACCGCCTCGTCccgagaagaagcaacatctGCCAAGGTTGACTCCAAACGAGCCTTCTCCTTGGACCAAGTCGAGCTATTGAGAACTTCATCATCCCACTTAGACCTCAGCTCATCGAGCTCCTCCCGGAGTCGGGCAATCTCGGCTTGTTTGAAGAGTTTCTCCTCACGAGCGAGATCTAGCTCGTTGGTTAGAGTGGCGAACTCAGCCTGATACTTCTTACGAGTCTGCTCCATGCTTGATTCCTTGTCCTCAATGTCTATAGCCCGTTGGTTTCGGTAGTCCTCAAGCTCATGCTGGAGTCGCTTCTTAGCTTGAGTGGCAGCAGCCAAGTCAGTTGATATATCTTCCACCTTCTCTTCAAGGTGCTGGTTTTGACGTTGGAGATCCTCGATAGTAGCATCCATCTTCTCGCGCTCGGCCATGATCTCCACATATGTGTCCTCAGCCTCCCTTGCTTGAGACCTGGCAAACTGTTCGGCGCGACTGGCTTTGAGGACGGCGATCTCTGCCTGTTCAAGTTTGCTGAAATATTCGTCTGCTCGGCTCCTGTACATTTCCAAACTGGACGCAACGTCAGCAAACTTGGAAGTTTCCGCGTCAAGCCGAATCTGAAGGTCTGCAAATTCTTGAAGAAGCTGGTTTCGGCTCTGCGCCTCTTGTTCTCTCGCCAGAGTCATCTCTTCCAAGTCAGACTTGACATCGCGGAGCTCAACTTCTGCCTTAGCACGATCATGTCGCAGTCTCTCGAAATGTCCTTTGATATCTGTCAACTCCGCCACTGCATCCTTATGGCTATGAACCAAGGCTCGTCGGGAATCCTCTTGGCTGTTGAGCACTTCCAAAATCTCTTCATGAGTTCGAGTTTGGACATCCCGTAACGACAACTGACCGGATCGAATTGTACGCTCCAGAGCAGACACCTTTTTGTTGGAGTCATCAAGCATCTCATGAAGACGAGTGTTGACCATCTCAAGCTTCTGAATGCGGCGCAAAGAGGGACTTTCATCGTGGTTCTCCGGCACAGGTGTACCGCGGTCAATCTGACTCTGGAGATGACGGTTTTGCATTTCCTTAAGTTGAAGTTGGTTCTGAAGTTCCTCAACCTCCGCCTTCAGATCCATGCGATTGTTGAAATTGAGAGTGTCAATGGTTCGATCAGAACGTGTCGAGTCTTGAAGATGGTCGAGCTCCTGGAAACGACGTGTGGGGGTCGAAGTATTGGAGTGGTTACGAGCATGAAGCTTGGTTGTCCTTCTTTGAGTTGGTGATCCTTGGAAGGGTGCCTCATTGAGTTGAATCTCCTCGAGCTTAGGCCTGGTTGGAGATTCGTTGCGAGAAGCCCTCATTTCACTAAGTT carries:
- a CDS encoding hypothetical protein (SECRETED:SignalP(1-18)~TransMembrane:2 (n3-14c18/19o74-93i131-154o)), whose product is MPILASLVSSWLGVPAASENKPTPQQTQEATILSRQASPKTGSITTATSTPQTTRESPSSTISAHQQSTWERSFRQMGLLLTGAGFLAASVAVSRRSVLRMRKDSFPKFYSSNRNPVKVDMGERSFLAAQALGLATLNVMSFGVMLVGGISWSFDLASVAELRERTQAAVRRPGSVDPEDEKAMEELMEDLMGKLGMEKPQKPSDTPEENEK
- a CDS encoding hypothetical protein (BUSCO:50370at5125) — encoded protein: MPKPKNKASKPGKVEASASPPQTPPSWPAFKPPLPVVDLAPEPHPLTSKVVLIPSFFPRSLCRDYVAFLKTLPLQTTPGRPKRGEAVRVNDRFQVDSQDFATRLWEQTGLKEALSQGDIEEMWGGEPVGLSPNIRIYRYSKGQFFDCHYDDSNNLTLPLDPPMPVKTTWTLLLYLTSTAEGCIGGETVFYPRDRRSQRDEIAVPLDTGMLLLHKHGDDCLLHEGREVTAGEKWVIRTDLCIKR
- a CDS encoding hypothetical protein (BUSCO:5819at5125) — protein: MDINDPPKNSDYTSGRIRFEPPPNEGFWETAVHVVPHPDPRRKSEPVEIYVRLDKRVPEGFTRSPVCKDRRHPTVTTLYPMALEFGTMLEENSMKILKSIIGPVGEGKLKLTINLNRREMTVFFPMEIANRGGRGVRQHKVVIDFSAMKNIYQSTTDGESCAIMLPLEVPPRYYWRTPDIRSILSDEVKTWYAGDSWNRATDIVEGASLPMQYPIALNNDFDGSNFIDIGRWTTLRFVLDGKTEEANDLNRQLVSVLHDFNITTIVRNDFQAAHGTHGEMWKYLDHDASVKGHNASQALSLFYEDSFVYLPFEVRYQLEVCISQRQLNEHKITKEFLDKLASMPPHIAKEYLEFAAARVPKDGHPMTTDPMSIFDSQRDSGDNYKSISRIPQYCGLVRRAIITPTTIRYSTPNVEVSNRVMRRYRNIQDRFLRIQFTEEMEKKGIAVNKDQNDEIYKKVLRTMYKGIRIGDRLYEFLAFGNSQLRANGAYFFCRTEYVSCDDIRQWMGQFSHIKVVAKYAARLGQCFSTTRDVRGISSPNTLQIPDIDRNGYCFTDGVGKISIFLAKLVSEDMALDVCADPSAFQFRMGGCKGVLAIWPKDAKGTEVHIRESQKKFESNSKGLEIIRWARYSTATLNQQTIPILECLGVPIQSFTTLLDQQLRQYELAMKDNNVAIEMLERFRDDQQSHSCLADLLKADFKTETLQEPFVVNVVNLWRSWSIKALKEKARIHMQNSAFVLGCVDETGTLRGHSLDTEGSKEKDVGRLPQIFLQISDPKKYNTTYIIQGVCIVGRNPSLHPGDIRVVEAVDCKALHHLKDVVVFPSTGDRPVPNMLSGGDLDGDDFFVIWEKSLIPREWNYPPMNYSPPKPTELERDVNVDDLRNFFVKYLKNDKLPLIAISHRAFADKLGPKSPECLELAELHSKAVDYPKTGEPATLRRDQQHRTWPHFMEKNNSYRSRKALGVIYDKVVHKTVDFNPVWDSPFDKRIIKRFELDNETLKAARKIKTEYDAAVRRILSQNALKTEFELFTSFPLTKPPVGSDFKFAEDLSCEFRSLREHYQDMCIEAAGGKDAENLEPFVAAMYTITEEQIKTALFEHDRGPINDAGTIVQPRKLEPKSMPLISFPWIFHGVMCRIATDGVVDPRANLGTHKATRQSFTRDNMAPRNISPVAGKVQSMNVGSVSEEVGSMEGGKDTADGEKELSGKDGVLEEHVSDSASDSVDSEKDEKLEEDDAIDRLNDLIDG